One Phaseolus vulgaris cultivar G19833 chromosome 11, P. vulgaris v2.0, whole genome shotgun sequence genomic window carries:
- the LOC137834343 gene encoding uncharacterized protein, translating into MSAIEDIGVRLDNVDFKEISESDNRLLTDPFEEKEIKEAIWNCDSHKSPGPDGVTFSFIKNKWCLLEKEVLGVVKFFHKEGKIPKGCNASFLTLIPKGLLDSVLVVDDLKRRKKKGVIVKLDFEKAYDSRKFLWGWGTEGRKIAWTSWDNICKEKEVGGLGIRRIEHFNKALLAKWLWRLGSTEYGLWKEVLESNWNVVGWEWNFSWRRDWFEWEKSMVEEFMSIISQVLLQPDKEDSRIWIDPPSYTFSNASGFAAIDGDAQIGGMLGLGFIGVCYCTKHDLLEFVVNFFLALECKL; encoded by the exons ATGTCGGCCATCGAAGATATTGGAGTTAGGTTGGACAATGTGGATTTTAAGGAGATTTCTGAATCTGATAATAGACTATTGACTGATCCATTCGAGGAAAAGGAAATAAAGGAAGCCATTTGGAATTGTGATAGTCATAAAAGCCCTGGACCTGACGGAGTAacttttagttttattaaaaataaatggtGTCTACTAGAAAAGGAAGTGTTAGGAGTAGTAAAATTCTTTCACAAGGAGGGGAAGATTCCGAAAGGCTGTAATGCCTCATTCTTAACTTTGATCCCGAA AGGTTTGTTAGATAGTGTTCTTGTTGTGGATGACTTgaaaaggagaaagaaaaaggGGGTGATTGTGAAACTTGATTTTGAGAAGGCATACGATTCG AGGAAGTTTTTGTGGGGGTGGGGTACGGAAGGGAGGAAAATTGCTTGGACTAGTTGGGATAATATTTGTAAAGAGAAAGAGGTGGGAGGTCTTGGTATTAGGCGTATTGAGCATTTCAATAAGGCACTTTTGGCCAAATGGCTATGGAGACTGGGTTCAACAGAATATGGTCTTTGGAAGGAGGTATTGGAATCAAA TTGGAATGTAGTTGGGTGGGAGTGGAATTTCAGTTGGAGAAGAGACTGGTTTGAATGGGAAAAATCTATGGTAGAGGAGTTCATGTCAATAATATCACAGGTGTTACTACAACCTGACAAAGAGGACTCAAGGATATGGATTGATCCTCCATCTTATACTTTTTCG AATGCAAGTGGCTTTGCTGCTATCGATGGTGATGCTCAAATAGGTGGTATGCTTGGTCTGGGTTTTATTGGAGTTTGCTACTGCACAAAGCATGATTTGTTAGAGTTTGTAGTAAATTTCTTTTTGGCTTTAGAATGCAAGTTATAG
- the LOC137834348 gene encoding transcription factor GTE11-like yields the protein MGELEQSCKKLIIKIYSSCPQKCEGVCELKNKKGYAKAIWVDTKIPLQSGARNQEIRYKGCDERKKKERLSMECKKREKHAMAMDKHKKMQCWVMLKRLMVGRDAWIFKKSDLGVHKNLKKKKTMSLHDIESKLKRLEYSKVDEFEDDMVSVFSYPLGYPPRSEIHKIATRITQSFELTWKTMKKRWIVEENL from the coding sequence ATGGGAGAATTAGAACAATCTTGCAAGAAGCTGATCATAAAAATTTATTCTTCATGTCCTCAAAAGTGTGAAGGTGTATGTGAATTGAAGAATAAGAAGGGTTACGCAAAAGCAATATGGGTTGATACAAAAATTCCATTACAATCTGGTGCCAGAAATCAAGAAATTAGGTACAAGGGGTGTGatgagagaaagaagaaagaaagattgAGCATGGAGTGCAAGAAAAGGGAGAAGCATGCAATGGCAATGGATAAACACAAAAAGATGCAATGTTGGGTAATGTTGAAGCGTTTAATGGTTGGAAGAGATGCATGGATTTTCAAAAAGAGTGATCTTGGTGTCCataagaacctgaaaaagaagaagacaatGAGTTTACATGATATTGAATCAAAGCTAAAAAGATTGGAGTACTCAAAAGTTGATGAGTTTGAAGATGACATGGTGAGTGTCTTCTCTTATCCCTTGGGTTATCCTCCAAGAAGTGAGATACACAAAATTGCAACAAGAATCACTCAATCTTTTGAGCTCACTTGGAAAACAATGAAGAAAAGGTGGATAGTTGAAgaaaatctttaa